One genomic segment of Nitrospirota bacterium includes these proteins:
- a CDS encoding pseudouridine synthase yields the protein MVVSRGAVSLARALSKLGVTSRSLASDWIEAGRVAVDGRVVRDPDRRVDLERNRFAVDGVPVATGPRFYLALHKPKGVVTTRADEHGRRTIYGVLASSDLGGASVWLAPVGRLDRDSSGLLLLTNDSRWGAGVADPQSLIPKTYHVRVRPRMTREHVTRLASPVSLVDDFGPPVSVSVVRESPRGTWLEITLIEGKNREIRRMCARLGYRVETLVRIRIGPVALGDLKPGEARQLTAQEVAALRRRIT from the coding sequence GTGGTAGTTAGCAGGGGCGCCGTCAGCCTTGCTCGGGCGCTGTCGAAGCTTGGAGTCACGTCTCGGAGCCTGGCCTCAGACTGGATCGAGGCGGGGCGGGTGGCGGTGGACGGGCGTGTGGTGCGCGATCCGGATCGGCGGGTGGATCTGGAACGCAATCGTTTCGCGGTGGATGGTGTTCCCGTTGCGACGGGACCGCGGTTCTATCTCGCGCTGCACAAGCCCAAAGGCGTCGTCACCACGCGCGCGGACGAACACGGGCGTCGGACGATCTACGGTGTGCTCGCGTCGTCCGACCTTGGCGGCGCGTCAGTGTGGCTCGCGCCGGTGGGGCGGTTGGATCGAGACAGCTCGGGCCTTCTGCTGCTGACCAACGATAGCCGTTGGGGAGCCGGGGTGGCTGATCCGCAATCCCTGATCCCCAAAACGTACCACGTGCGCGTGCGGCCGCGCATGACGCGCGAGCACGTGACGCGCTTGGCGTCTCCCGTTTCTCTAGTCGATGACTTTGGGCCGCCGGTCTCCGTCTCGGTGGTCCGCGAGTCGCCGCGCGGCACCTGGCTGGAGATCACCCTGATCGAAGGCAAAAACCGCGAGATCCGGCGGATGTGCGCCCGGCTCGGCTATCGCGTCGAAACCCTGGTGCGCATCCGCATCGGCCCCGTAGCGCTGGGCGACCTTAAGCCCGGCGAAGCGCGACAGTTAACGGCGCAAGAAGTGGCCGCCCTGCGGCGCCGAATCACGTAG
- the hemF gene encoding oxygen-dependent coproporphyrinogen oxidase — MDMRQQMERYTLDLRDRICRAFESLDTAKFEQRAWRREGGGGGGVMSSMRGRVFEKVGVNCSTVWGEMDAEMAAKLHSKTTNFFATGISLVAHMANPLVPAVHMNVRYLEMDRWWFGGGTDLTPYYPFEEDVRDFHDALRRACDRHDTGYYPRFKQWCDEYFFLPHRNEPRGVGGIFFDYLNDREPEALFAFVREVGDTFVTIYPEIVRRRKDLPFTPAQREHQLQRRGRYVEFNLIYDRGTLFGLKTKGDVEAILMSMPPVVTWP; from the coding sequence ATGGACATGCGACAACAGATGGAACGCTACACCCTGGATCTGCGCGATCGGATCTGTCGCGCGTTCGAATCCCTCGACACCGCCAAGTTCGAACAACGGGCCTGGCGGCGCGAAGGCGGCGGGGGCGGCGGGGTGATGTCGAGCATGCGCGGCCGGGTCTTCGAGAAGGTCGGCGTCAACTGCTCGACGGTGTGGGGCGAGATGGACGCGGAGATGGCGGCCAAGCTCCACAGCAAAACCACGAACTTCTTCGCCACCGGTATCTCGCTCGTGGCCCACATGGCGAACCCGCTCGTTCCCGCGGTCCACATGAACGTCCGCTACCTGGAAATGGACCGGTGGTGGTTCGGGGGCGGCACCGACCTCACCCCCTACTACCCGTTTGAGGAAGACGTGCGGGACTTCCACGACGCGCTGCGTCGCGCCTGCGATCGGCACGATACGGGCTATTACCCCCGCTTCAAACAGTGGTGCGACGAATATTTCTTTTTACCCCATCGCAACGAGCCCCGCGGGGTGGGCGGGATCTTTTTTGACTACCTGAACGACCGCGAGCCGGAAGCGCTTTTTGCGTTCGTGCGCGAAGTCGGCGACACGTTCGTCACGATTTACCCCGAGATCGTGCGCCGCCGCAAAGATCTGCCTTTTACACCCGCGCAGCGCGAACACCAGCTCCAGCGCCGAGGCCGCTACGTGGAGTTCAATCTGATCTACGACCGGGGCACGCTGTTCGGACTGAAGACCAAGGGCGATGTGGAGGCGATTTTGATGTCCATGCCTCCCGTGGTGACTTGGCCGTAG